A genomic segment from Hordeum vulgare subsp. vulgare unplaced genomic scaffold, MorexV3_pseudomolecules_assembly, whole genome shotgun sequence encodes:
- the LOC123421959 gene encoding NAD(P)H-quinone oxidoreductase subunit 2 A, chloroplastic-like, which translates to MDSVLYIREEEARNPLFDSDSPTPVVAFLSVTSKVAASASATRILDIPFYFSSNEWHLLLEILAILSMILGNLLAITQTSMKRMLAYSSIGQIGYVIIGIIVGDSNDGYASMITYMLFYISMNLGTFACIVLFGLRTGTDNIRDYAGLYMKDPFLALSLALCLLSLGGLPPLAGFFGKLYLFWCGWQAGLYFLVSIGLLTSVLSIYYYLKIIKLLMTGRNQEITPYVRNYRRSPLRSNNSIELSMTVCVIASTIPGISMNPILAIAQDTLF; encoded by the exons ATGGATTCGGTCTTATACATACGCGAGGAAG AAGCGAGGAATCCTCTTTTCGACTCTGACTCCCCCACTCCAGTCGTTGCTTTTCTTTCTGTTACTTCGAAagtagctgcttcagcttcagccacgcgaattctcgatattcctttttatttctcatcaaacgaatggcatcttcttctggaaatcctagctattcttagcatgattttgGGGAATCTCCTTGCTATTACTCAAACAAGCATGAAACGTATGCTTGCATATTCGTCCATAGGGCAAATCGGATATGTAATTATTGGAATAATTGTTGGAGACTCAAATGATGGATATGCAAGCATGATAACTTATATGCTGTTCTATATCTCCATGAATCTAGGAACTTTTGCTTGCATTGTATTATTTGGTCTACGTACCGGAACTGATAACATTCGAGATTATGCAGGATTATACATGAAAGATCCTTTTTTGGCTCTCTCTTTAGCCCTATGTCTCTTATCCCTAGGAGGCCTTCCTCCACTAGCAGGTTTCTTCGGAAAACTCTATCTATTCTGGTGTGGATGGCAAGCAGGCCTATATTTCTTGGTTTCAATAGGACTCCTTACGAGCGTTCTTTCTATCTACTATTATCTAAAAATAATCAAGTTATTAATGACTGGACGAAACCAAGAAATAACCCCTTATGTGCGAAATTATAGAAGATCCCCTTTAAGATCAAACAATTCCATCGAATTGAGTATGACTGTATGTGTGATAGCATCTACTATACCAGGAATATCAATGAACCCCATTCTTGCAATTGCTCAGGATACCCTCTTTTAG